A stretch of DNA from Atribacteraceae bacterium:
CCATCTTCCTCAGATAAAATTTCTCCCGATCCACTGTCATCACCTGCTTTGAGTACTCGCTCTCTTCATCCAGCGGGATCAGTGCGAGGTAATAATTCTGCTCGTCTTCGCCGATGAGGGTGTAGTTGAAATCCTCCCGTTGGAAGGCCATGCCGCCGACATCCTCGTAGGTAAAATCCGTGCCGGCGAAAGTCTCCTGCCGACCGGCCCCCGCGATCCGGCGCACCCGGCGGAAGGCGGGCATGAACAGGTAGATCTGGTCCCCGTCGTTGAGGCTCAAAAGAGTGATGTCCCGCACGCTGGCCGGACTGAGAAAGCGAAAGATGCTGGAGGTCGTATCATCCCCCTCCTCTTGGGAAAACATGATCATTTCCCGTTTTTCCTCGTTACCCCGGGCGTCAACCACAATCAGGGAGCCGGTGGACCGGGACGTCTCGATGTCCGGCTGCCGGGCCTCCATCTCGTCAAAAATCTGGTCGGCGGTCATGGCCAGAGTCGGGAGCGTCAGGATCGCCATAGTCAACAGAAAGAGAATAGAAAAAACCAGGGTTCTTCTCATACCGTTGTTCCTCCTTTGTTTTTAAATGAATTTTTAAAAATCTTTTCCTCCGCCTGCAGGATCATGGGTAATAAAAACATGGTGAAAACGACACTGAGGAGAAGGACGGTGGCCATCAGTGCGCCGAAAACCCGCAGCATATGAATGCTCGAGGCGGCCATAACGTAGATTCCACCCGCCACCGCCACCGCATTGAGAAAAATTCCCCGCCCGGTCCGGGTGATGGCGATATGAATAGCTTCGGAGGGGCGCTTGTTCTGTTCGGCGTACCAGCGAGTCAGAAAATGGATGGTATAGTCGACGCCCGCCCCAATGGCGATGCTGGCCACCATCAGGGTGGCGACGTTGAGGGGGATACGGAAGTGGCCCATCAACCCGAAGGAGGCAAAGACCGTCAAAGCGATGGGAGTCATGGCGATAATCGCTCTCCTCCAGGAACGGAGCTGCAGCAGAAGTAGACCGAAAACTACGACAAACGCCAAGACGATGCTTTGGGATTGCTGGTCGAAGAGTTTTCCGGTGATATAGTTATTGATGATCGAGCTGCCGGTCACCCGGTAATCGATGACCAAGTCGCCGTTATCGTCGGGAATGTACACGACCTCGTCCAGAATTTGGAAGAACACGAAATCGTATGTATCATCGAATTCATGTCCGGTCATTTCCGCTACCCGATCCCGCAGGGCCGCCACTTTTCGGGAGGCAGCCACCCGCTCCGAGGCAAAATGCAGGGTGTCCTCCAAATACCAGGCATCGTCAGCGGATAGATCCAGCTCGCTGGTCAGGACGCCTGCGAGCGTTCGGTTTTCGTTCTCCCGGTAATAAGCCAGCAAGGCATCCACCACTTCTTCGGCGGTCAGCCCAAGGTCCTCGATTTCGAGCAGAACGTAGCGGGTGATTTCCCGGGCAAAGATTGGGTCCTCCCCGTAAAAACTCTCGACCGGTTCCTCGAGAACCTCCCGGACGATCGCAGCCAACCGGTTCTGATCCGGAGGATTCAAGCCGAAGATAGCCAGATCCTGAACGATCGTTTCGACTAAAGCGTTTCTCGCCTGTTCTTCTTCGACCGGCGCCATCCTAAACCGCCGGGGACGTTCCGCGAGGAACTGCCGGAACGCGATGATTTCCTCTTCAAGAAGCTGGGACGAGGTTTCCGCCGCCCGAAAGTTGATAAGCACCCGGGACTCGTCAGCGGAGATCTGGTCCTGTACATAACTGTTATCGGCAACGAAAAACCAGAGGTTGTCGACCTTGTCCCGGGTGTCCGGGAGCGCCCGCCAGCCCTCGATCGCTTCATTGAGGTCCATGACCAGACCGGCGACGGAGGAGGCATCCTGAAAAGCGTTGAAACGGTTGGCATAACGGCTGATCCGGACCATTTCCCGCAGGACCTGGGGATGACGGATGGAGTCCGTGGTGAGGTGCAGGTAGTTGATGGATGTCCCTCCAAAACGTTCTTCGAAATAATCGAGAAGCCGGGTAATCGGATGATCTTCCCCGAGTTGGGTTTCCATGCTCATCTCCATACTGATGCGGGGAATGCCGAATCCGAGAAATATCAAAAGGGCGATGATGACCACCAGGACGGCTCTTTTCCGCCCGGTAACCAAGCGGCTGATGCCGCTCAGCAACCGGTAAAGCGCGTCACCTTTTTTCCCCTCCTGCTGGATGAACTGACGGGGCGGGCGCTTCAGGGCAAATACCGTGTAAAAAGCGCCCAGCGAAAAGGTCGCGAAAACGAAGCCGAAGAGAATGCCCAAAGAGGAAAAGAGGCCGAAATCGGAAATCGGTTTGATCTCGGCGGTGAGAAGGGATAAAAAACCGCCCATCGTGGTGAGGGCGCTCAGGGCGATGGGAAAAAAGATGTTCCGCAGGGTGTTCTCCGCCGCCTGAGAACCCTCCAGGCGTCCGCAATCCTCGTAATACCGGTTGATAAAGTGGATGCCGTAGGCGCTCACCAGGGCCAAAAGCATGATCGGAAGCATGGCGGAGATCATGCTCAGAGGTTCGCCCAGCGCTGCGGCGATTCCGATAGTAACGAGGGAAGCAAAGCCGGCGATGAAAACCGGCAACAAAACCCCCTGGATCGAGCGGAAACCGAGATAGAGGATAACCAAAAGCGCCAGCGTCGCCAGCGGGGTCAGGTTCATCATGTTCCGCTGGGCATCCAGAGAACTTTCCCGCTGAATGATCGGAAGGCCGAAATAGGTGATTTGGGCGTTGCCGGCCAATGGATCACAAACCTCGATGACCCGCTCGATGGCCGCGTATTCGTCCACCTCGTAGTAGAACGCCACCATGAGGATGGTAGCCCGGCCGTCTTCGGTGACCATCCGTCCCCAGATAAGTTCATCTTCTTCCAGGTCTTCCCGCAGATCTCTCGCTTCGGCGAGGGTCTGGGGAAGCACCTCCACTATATCACGTACTTCGATCCCAAACTCGGTAGTGAGCACTTGAGGCATGTTGGTCAGGGCATGGACGTTTTTCACCTCCGAAAGCCCTTCCACCGCCGTCACCATGTTCTGGACCGTGGCCAAGCTTTCCGGTGTGAACAGGTCGTCGAACTCCAGGGCGACGATCATCGATTTTCTCTGAAAACCAGCGAAGACATCTTCCAAAGAATTGAAAAAAGCCACTTCCGGATTGTGTTCCGGGACATACTTGGTAAAATCGTCTTCGAAACGGAGATTTCTCAGGCTGAAACCGGCCCAAAGGATCAGGACGATTGTGGCGATCAAGATGATTTTCGAATAACGAACGATCAGCTGTACGAATTTGGTCATATTTATTCCTCCTGCGGGTGAGACGGAGTACTTCAACAGGTTTCCTGACTCCACTCAACAGACCGACCACCGGGGTAGCCCGGTTTAGTCGAGGCAAGAATCAATATCACGCGAGCCGGAAATTGGTTCTCGCTCCGGCGGCCAGACGACATCCTGTAGTGGTTTTCAACTGACCGTTCAGTCGAAAACCACCCCACATATTACAGAGTTTCCCCTTTAATAGTCAAGCGGGTCAACAGGTTTTTTTCCAGAGGTTCCGATAACTGCCCAGGATGCGGATAAAAGCGGTGGTCTGTCCCAGTTCGGTAAGCATCACTTTAAACCGTTCTTCGACCAGATTTCCTTCCCAATCAGCGTAAAACAGGTATTCCCAGGGCTTGCCGGGAAACGGCCGGGATTCGAGTTTCAAAAGGTTCACTTCGTAACGGGCGAAAACCTGTAGGACTTCAAAGAGCGCTCCGGGACGATTGGCCACGGAAAACACACCGGACACTTTCTCCTCATCGATTGACGGCGTGAAGAACGGAGAAAGAAGGATGAAGCGGGTAAAATTCCGGGGATTGTCTTCGATTTCCTCGGCGACCAACTCCAGCCGGTATTTGGCGATAGCCTCTTCGCCCGCGATGCAGCCTCCCCCTACACCGTACTCCCCCGCTCGTCGGGCGGCCTCCTCGGTATTCCCCACGTTCATGATTCTTACTTCCTGCCGGCTTTCCAGGAACCGCCCACACTGGGCAAACCCTTGGGGATGGGCAAAAATAATCTGCAGTGCTTCCGTCCGGGTTCCGGGATATACTCCTAAATGCTGGGCAACCCGAACAAAACGCTCTCCAACGATAAACAGGTCAGGATACTCCAGAAGTAAATCGAAATTCGCGTGGATGCTTCCGGTGATGGTATTTTCGAGCGGAACCAGCCCCAAACTGACCGACCGGTCCTTCACTCGCTCGAACACTTCCCGAAAGGTTTGACAAGGCTTGAATTCCACATCTTTTCCAAAGGTGCGCCGGGCGACCAAAGAACTAAACGATCCGGGATTACCCAGATGAGCGACCCTAAGGGGTTGGACAGGCGTACCAGAAGCTTCTCCGGCTGGAAGGTTCCTTTGCGGCCAGGCTTCTCTGCGCAGTTCTTTGCCAACCAGAACACCAATCACAGCCAGGTCGTTGATCAGCCGCCGGAACTGTTCCGGATATAAGCTCTGCGGTCCGTCGGAAAGCGCCTTGTCCGGTTCGGAATGTACTTCGACCATAACTCCATGAGCGCCGCAGGCAACCGCCGCCCGGGCCATCGGGATGACCTTTTCCCGCAGTCCAGTTCCGTGGCTGGGATCAACCACCACCGGCAAATGACTCAGGTCCTGAACTACGGAGATCGCCGTCAGGTCCAGAGTATTCCGGGTCAGCCGCTCGATGGTCCGAATACCTCGTTCACACAGGATCACCGAAAAATTTCCCAGGCTCAGGACATATTCGGCAGCCAGCAGCAAATCCTCGATAGTCGCGGACAGGCCTCGTTTCAACAACACCGGTTTCCCCAAGCGGCCGACCGCCTTCAACAACTCAAAGTTTTGCATGTTACGGGCACCGATCTGGATACAATCAGCATATCGCGCGACAATCGCCGCGTTTTCCGGGCTGGTGGCTTCGGTGACTACCGGAATAGCGAAAGCTTCCCGGGCTTGCGCTAAAATCTCCAAGCCACTTTCCCCCAGGCCCTGAAAACTGTAGGGCGAAGTACGGGGTTTAAAGGCCCCCCCTCTCAGGAGATGAGCGCCGGAGCGCTTGACTGTCTCGGCGATACGGAACAGCTGGTCACGGGACTCCACCGCACAGGGTCCGGCAATAACCACCAGATTGTCCCGCCCGATCTCCACACCACCCACCTGGACTACACTGCCTTCAGGCCGGAATGAGCGATGGGCCAGCTGATAAGGTGTCGGGACGTCGATAATCCGCGCAACCGGTTCCTGGAAGATTTCCTCGGGCCGGGGAACCGGCTTCTCGGTCACGAGCAAGGTCGAGTCCAGGTCGATCCAGCAGGGAAGTAAGTGCAACGACGATGCCCGTTGCAGGATGGCTTCCTTCCCGGACTGATCATATTTGTTTCGAAACACCACGATCATAAGCGGTTGCTCCTTATCTATACAGGATAGAGAGGATTAACCTGTCAGGCGGTCAGGAGATTTATAACAGGTTTACAATGCCTTCCTCAAATCTGAGTGGAGTGCTACAAAAATACTGATTTCCCGTGACAAAGTCAAGTAATTGAGCTATAATCCCAGGAAGGCTTCCGTGAGGGAATCCCTCAGGTTTTTTGCATGACACTCGGACAGCACGCTGCATTTTCAGAGAAATTTGCCACTTGCTTCCGATCGGACACTGGACTTGCACCCACTTTTTAGAAGGTGATCGGCATGGAACCAGGAGTGAATATCGATCTTGAACTACTAATCCGGGAATTTTCCGAGCTGGTTGAAAAAGGTTCTCTGGCGAAAATTAAAACCCGTATTCGGGAGATTCACCCAGCCGATATCGCTGAGATTATCACCAATCTGGATCGGAAAGACCAAGTCGTGCTCTTTCGGCTCCTATCCAAAAACACCGCCATTGAGGTTTTCGAGCGGATTGACTTGGTCCAGCAGGAAAATCTCCTTTCCCACTTTACCGACGATAAGGTCTCAGAAATCCTAAACCAGATGTCGGCCGACGACCGGACAGAACTCCTCGATGAACTCCCGGCCAAAGTGGTCCGCAAGCTTTTACCCCTCCTGAGCAATGAACAGCGGGCTATTGCCTCACTCCTTCTGGGGTATCCCGAAAACAGCGCTGGACGGATCATGAACCCCCAGTTCATCGACCTCAAGGAATACCAGACCGTCTCACAAGCCATCGAACGGATCAGAAAGATTGCTCCTCCGGAAGAACTGACCTATATCGCTTACGTCATCGATGGGGAAAGGCATCTGATCGGTTCAGTCACTCTCCGAAAGTTGATTCTGGCTGATCCCGCAGCGCTGATCCGAGATATCATGAACAGGGAAGTGGTCTCCACTCACACGGACAGCGACCAGGAAAGCGTCGTCAGGACCATCCAGCGCTATGACCTTTTGGCCGCTCCGGTGACGGACCGGGAAAACCGCCTGGTCGGCGTGGTGACCGTCGACGACGCCATGGACATCATTGAGGAGGAGGCCACCGAGGACATTCACCGGCTGGCCGCTATAAAAACCACCGAGGACGAATACCTGCGTTCGGGGGTCTGGCAGCGGGTCAAGAACCGGTTCGTCTGGCTCGCGCTTCTTCTGATGGGCGGGACCGTGGCCAGCTTTATCATCCAGAACTATGAAGGCTTCCTTCAAACCGTGATCGCCCTGGCCTTTTTCATTCCCGTACTAATCGACACAGGGGGGAATGTCGGCAGCCAGTCCACCGCGGTCATGGTTCGTGGATTAGCGTTACAGAATATCGACCGGAAAAACTTTCTGAAAATGATCTTGACCGAAGGGTTGATCGGGGGAATCCTGGGAATCCTGCTGGCCCTGATCGGCTTCCTCCGGGCTGCCCTGCTTGGGGAGGGATATTTGATCGGCATCGTGGTCGGTCTTTCCCTCTGGGTGATCGTGATTTTCTCGAATCTCCTTGGTCTTCTCCTTCCCCTGGTCCTGAAAAAAATGAAATTCGATCCGGCCCTGTCCGCCACCCCGGTGATTACCACCATCGTGGACGTGGTCGGAGTCGCTATCTATTTCCAGATCGCTCGGATACTGTTGACCTGATTTTTTATCCCGCGAAAAAAGTCTTCGCAGCCTGCCTGATATCCAAAAGACAGGACGCACACCCGGCAATTTCGCCCTTTCGGTCGAATCCGCGAAAGACCAGTTCCCCCGTGTATGCACAGTTGAAACTGTCAAAAAAATACCGAGTGGTCAGGATCACCCCCGCAAAGAGTTTCTTTCCCCCCGTCGCCCCGACCGAAAGCAGGAAACCTTTTTTCGGCGGGTAATCCTGCTTGAGGAAATATTTACGCGACCAGAGAAACTGGGTCCGGTCAACCAGCGTTTTCAGTGAAGCGGGAAGTCCATAGAAGAAAACCGGAGTGGCGACAACGATACGGTCTGCCCCCAGTATGTCTCCGGCGACACGCTCCATGTCGTCGTCAATGACGCACTCCCCGGTTCTTTCACAAACCCGACAACCCCGGCAGGAGTGAATGCGCAACTCGGAGGGGATAACCAGCGTTAGTTGGAAGCCTTCCCCGGCTTCGGCCAGGAAGGTATCGAGCATCACTTCAGTATTGCCTCCCCGACGGGGGCTCCCCATGATGGCGAAGATGTTCATTGTTTTTATCCCTTCACCCAACCTTTAGCGAGCCTTCTCCCGGCAGCGGAAAAACGTATCCGATTCTGATACACTATGGGGAGCAACGGGTTTCCCGGTTCCTCCGGCGGTTCCTCTCTCGCGCCCAAAGCGCCGGGCCGAACCGGACCGGACCGGACCATACCTGAATCGGAGGGTGAATTCAGTGATCAATGACCTGTTTTTTTTCGAAAGGGAATCGACATTTTCCTGCCGCTGCGGGAAAACCCATCATATACCAGTCCGCCGTACCCTGCTCGGCAATGATGTGCTCAAGCGCATTCCCTCCGTTCTTCACGAACTGGTTTCCCCGACGAAGATCCTCTTGGTGGCCGATGAAAACACCTACGCCGCCTGCGGGGAAAAGGTGGAGCGAATCCTCGTCGGCCACCGCTTCAAGACCATCACCGCGTGCCTGAAAAAACAAGACCGTTTCGCTTTTCTCGAACCGGACGAGGAGGCCCGCAGCCAATTGGGACAGTTTCTGCATCAGGATCCCGACCTGATTTTGGCCGTAGGTTCCGGAGTGATCAACGATCTGGTCAAGTTCGTCAGTCACCGGATCGGCATTCCTTACGCGGTGGTGGCCACCGCCCCCTCGATGGACGGATACCCCTCCCCCGGAGCTCCCATGCTCGTGGGGGGCTACAAAGAGACTCTACCGGCTTCACCTCCCCAGGCTATCTTCATGGACCTCGCCATCCTGTGTGCGGCCCCCCTTGAACTAATCCAGTCCGGGTTTGCCGACCTGATCGGAAAAATCACCGCCAATGCCGACTGGGAACTGCGCCGTTACCTGCTGGGTGAAGACGTGTGCGAATACACCTGGGAACTGGTGGAAGGGGCCCTCAACCTTCTGGAAGAAAAAGCCGAGGCGATCGGCCGCCGCGACCCGGACGCTGTTTACGCTTTGGCTGTCGCTCTGCTCAATTCCGGGTTCAGCATGGTTATTACCGGTGATTCCCGCCCGGCTTCCGGGGCGGAGCATCTAATCGCCCACTACCTGGAGATCATGAGTCTCCAGCAGGACCGGCATCCTTCGCTACACGGTTTACGAGTAGGTGCGGCGACCATCCTGGTGAAACGGATGTTCGACCACTTTCTCAGACACCTCCCTGATTTCGACTGGGAAAAACTTATGACCGGAACCATAAAGAAAGAAAGCTTTGATGAGGTCATGCTCCACTTTGGTCCGCTCTTCCCCTTCGTTGAACAGGAAGCCCGGGAGAAAGTCACCGGAGGTCTCCGCCTCGCCCGCCTTCCC
This window harbors:
- a CDS encoding outer membrane lipoprotein-sorting protein; this encodes MRRTLVFSILFLLTMAILTLPTLAMTADQIFDEMEARQPDIETSRSTGSLIVVDARGNEEKREMIMFSQEEGDDTTSSIFRFLSPASVRDITLLSLNDGDQIYLFMPAFRRVRRIAGAGRQETFAGTDFTYEDVGGMAFQREDFNYTLIGEDEQNYYLALIPLDEESEYSKQVMTVDREKFYLRKMEFYDLEGALWRVLEIHEIEVRDDGTNRFKKLSLTDVKENTKTLMNMGEVEENITLPAGFFSVRTIQRPEL
- a CDS encoding MMPL family transporter; translation: MTKFVQLIVRYSKIILIATIVLILWAGFSLRNLRFEDDFTKYVPEHNPEVAFFNSLEDVFAGFQRKSMIVALEFDDLFTPESLATVQNMVTAVEGLSEVKNVHALTNMPQVLTTEFGIEVRDIVEVLPQTLAEARDLREDLEEDELIWGRMVTEDGRATILMVAFYYEVDEYAAIERVIEVCDPLAGNAQITYFGLPIIQRESSLDAQRNMMNLTPLATLALLVILYLGFRSIQGVLLPVFIAGFASLVTIGIAAALGEPLSMISAMLPIMLLALVSAYGIHFINRYYEDCGRLEGSQAAENTLRNIFFPIALSALTTMGGFLSLLTAEIKPISDFGLFSSLGILFGFVFATFSLGAFYTVFALKRPPRQFIQQEGKKGDALYRLLSGISRLVTGRKRAVLVVIIALLIFLGFGIPRISMEMSMETQLGEDHPITRLLDYFEERFGGTSINYLHLTTDSIRHPQVLREMVRISRYANRFNAFQDASSVAGLVMDLNEAIEGWRALPDTRDKVDNLWFFVADNSYVQDQISADESRVLINFRAAETSSQLLEEEIIAFRQFLAERPRRFRMAPVEEEQARNALVETIVQDLAIFGLNPPDQNRLAAIVREVLEEPVESFYGEDPIFAREITRYVLLEIEDLGLTAEEVVDALLAYYRENENRTLAGVLTSELDLSADDAWYLEDTLHFASERVAASRKVAALRDRVAEMTGHEFDDTYDFVFFQILDEVVYIPDDNGDLVIDYRVTGSSIINNYITGKLFDQQSQSIVLAFVVVFGLLLLQLRSWRRAIIAMTPIALTVFASFGLMGHFRIPLNVATLMVASIAIGAGVDYTIHFLTRWYAEQNKRPSEAIHIAITRTGRGIFLNAVAVAGGIYVMAASSIHMLRVFGALMATVLLLSVVFTMFLLPMILQAEEKIFKNSFKNKGGTTV
- the aroF gene encoding 3-deoxy-7-phosphoheptulonate synthase — protein: MIVVFRNKYDQSGKEAILQRASSLHLLPCWIDLDSTLLVTEKPVPRPEEIFQEPVARIIDVPTPYQLAHRSFRPEGSVVQVGGVEIGRDNLVVIAGPCAVESRDQLFRIAETVKRSGAHLLRGGAFKPRTSPYSFQGLGESGLEILAQAREAFAIPVVTEATSPENAAIVARYADCIQIGARNMQNFELLKAVGRLGKPVLLKRGLSATIEDLLLAAEYVLSLGNFSVILCERGIRTIERLTRNTLDLTAISVVQDLSHLPVVVDPSHGTGLREKVIPMARAAVACGAHGVMVEVHSEPDKALSDGPQSLYPEQFRRLINDLAVIGVLVGKELRREAWPQRNLPAGEASGTPVQPLRVAHLGNPGSFSSLVARRTFGKDVEFKPCQTFREVFERVKDRSVSLGLVPLENTITGSIHANFDLLLEYPDLFIVGERFVRVAQHLGVYPGTRTEALQIIFAHPQGFAQCGRFLESRQEVRIMNVGNTEEAARRAGEYGVGGGCIAGEEAIAKYRLELVAEEIEDNPRNFTRFILLSPFFTPSIDEEKVSGVFSVANRPGALFEVLQVFARYEVNLLKLESRPFPGKPWEYLFYADWEGNLVEERFKVMLTELGQTTAFIRILGSYRNLWKKTC
- the mgtE gene encoding magnesium transporter, which translates into the protein MEPGVNIDLELLIREFSELVEKGSLAKIKTRIREIHPADIAEIITNLDRKDQVVLFRLLSKNTAIEVFERIDLVQQENLLSHFTDDKVSEILNQMSADDRTELLDELPAKVVRKLLPLLSNEQRAIASLLLGYPENSAGRIMNPQFIDLKEYQTVSQAIERIRKIAPPEELTYIAYVIDGERHLIGSVTLRKLILADPAALIRDIMNREVVSTHTDSDQESVVRTIQRYDLLAAPVTDRENRLVGVVTVDDAMDIIEEEATEDIHRLAAIKTTEDEYLRSGVWQRVKNRFVWLALLLMGGTVASFIIQNYEGFLQTVIALAFFIPVLIDTGGNVGSQSTAVMVRGLALQNIDRKNFLKMILTEGLIGGILGILLALIGFLRAALLGEGYLIGIVVGLSLWVIVIFSNLLGLLLPLVLKKMKFDPALSATPVITTIVDVVGVAIYFQIARILLT
- a CDS encoding flavodoxin family protein, with protein sequence MNIFAIMGSPRRGGNTEVMLDTFLAEAGEGFQLTLVIPSELRIHSCRGCRVCERTGECVIDDDMERVAGDILGADRIVVATPVFFYGLPASLKTLVDRTQFLWSRKYFLKQDYPPKKGFLLSVGATGGKKLFAGVILTTRYFFDSFNCAYTGELVFRGFDRKGEIAGCASCLLDIRQAAKTFFAG
- a CDS encoding sn-glycerol-1-phosphate dehydrogenase, encoding MINDLFFFERESTFSCRCGKTHHIPVRRTLLGNDVLKRIPSVLHELVSPTKILLVADENTYAACGEKVERILVGHRFKTITACLKKQDRFAFLEPDEEARSQLGQFLHQDPDLILAVGSGVINDLVKFVSHRIGIPYAVVATAPSMDGYPSPGAPMLVGGYKETLPASPPQAIFMDLAILCAAPLELIQSGFADLIGKITANADWELRRYLLGEDVCEYTWELVEGALNLLEEKAEAIGRRDPDAVYALAVALLNSGFSMVITGDSRPASGAEHLIAHYLEIMSLQQDRHPSLHGLRVGAATILVKRMFDHFLRHLPDFDWEKLMTGTIKKESFDEVMLHFGPLFPFVEQEAREKVTGGLRLARLPNPATIEEMRRSVEKTLAPVPDPKKTLKRCGAPVTFQELGFPETLLRNACRFSRYVRGRITLLDLLAQADLLDEYLVEALAR